Sequence from the Ziziphus jujuba cultivar Dongzao chromosome 9, ASM3175591v1 genome:
ttattattattattattattaattttttttttgaaaaaataggtTATACTGTTTTTCTGGTACTCTTCAATtccatttgaattttgaaataaaatacttagtttgaaaattgttttctgttttagctcgtaaatttatttgaaatgttaTTGCAATTCGGTTTGAGTGTTTAATTTTGAAGAGAATTTCGAAATATGATCTGTGATTCTATATAAGCAACGATTTGTTGAAGATCAGGGATTTTGACTTGTCATTTGTTTTCTGGTTTTCGTCTTTCTTATTCTAGCTTGTTCTGTTAATGATCCAAGATTTTTTTCGCATGTGTGATTGTATTAGGCTGAATAAAACTACAAAGAAGTGGGGTTGTTTCTGTATATAAATCTTTGGATTTGCTTGATTGATTTCTCAGCTTGATTTCCAGAGGAAGTAATAAGGTGATAACGTACTGGGGGGCTTCTAAATCCGACGGCAGTTTGGAAAGATATATGTTTTACGTTGTTGTACCAAAGAAATTCGGACAAAATTGGAGAGTCTGCTAATACGGAGAAGCAGTTGCATGCCTGTTCTTCATTTGTGGGTGGTCGGAGGGGAAATTTAGCAGCCCAGGTAGCTAGCTAACTGTTTTATGCAGCTCAATAGGTCTGAGAACTTGTTTGATACCATGACCAATGAGGTTCCTGGTCCACCAGGACGTTGGATCAGGCAAGAATCTACCTCAGTTGTTGCAAATGTGGGGAAGAATGTACATGGTAAAAACGTCTTAATACACACAGGTGAGGAATTTTCCAGGGAGTATGTTCAGGATAGTGTTTCTGGGCGAAGAATTCCTTCTGGAATTAATACGGCTCAGAACCATGAAAAGAAAGTTCCTTCTGTTGCTAAAGCTAGGAGCCACGAAAAGAGAGTTTCTGCTGTAACTGATATGACTCAGAACCATGAAAAGAAAGTTGGATATGATTGTAATCAGAATCATCAGCTGGGATATGAGGATCTTGCTCGTATTCTGGGGTTAAGGAGGATGAATTCAGAGTGTGCTTCGGAAACATCTGAATTTCTCTCTGCAAAAGGATCTTCCAGAGAGATTGAAGTTGACGgttatgtagataaattaagCAGATGCAACAATGAAGAAGGAGATAATGGGCATGGATCAaggaagccttgtggtgaactaaATTGTGATACTTCTGGTTTTGGACCAACTGGTCCACTCAATTATAAATCTGATTCCCATAATTGCAACAACTTTAGTGGGTCAGGAGTTTTAGATGGTTCTCAATCTGAGAAGTTGAAAGTTCTCTGCAGTTTTGGTGGAAAAATTTTGCCTAGGCCCAGTGATGGGAAACTCAGATATGTTGGGGGAGAGACACGTATCATCTCAATCCGGAAAAATATCTCATGGGATGAGCTTGTGAAGAGAACGTCAAGTATTTGCAACCAACCTCATTCTATTAAGTACCAGCTTCCGGACGAGGATCTTGATGCTCTTATATCTGTGTCTTCTGATGAGGATCTTCAAAATATGATAGAGGAGTACCATGGGCTTGAAAGGCTTGATGGTTCTCAAAGACTACGGATCTTTTTGATTCCTTTAGGTGAATCTGAAAGCACAACTTCCTTTGAGGCAGGCACCTTACAGCAAAGCAATCCAAATTACCAATATGTTGCAGCTGTTAATGGTATGGCAGATCCTAGTCCTAGGAAAAATGCTGGAGAGCTGAATTTAGCAAGTGAAGCAAGTCAACCGGAAACTAAGACATCTGCATTTCCTGTGGAGATTAAGAGTAACTTTAATGCCTTGAATCCTAACCCATTTTTAGAATCCCAGAATATAAACAGATCTTATAATCAGTCTCCTCCTGTTACTCCAATTCTGCATCAGCATGGAGATTCCAAGATTATTCACATGCTACCACATGGTGATAACTCATGCCAGGGTAGTTATGAGAGCAACTCTTCTTTTGTTTCTACTCAGCTACATCCTGAGAACTCCAGTTACAAATACCCTCCAGCTGGGGCATCAAGTTCAATAAATTACCATTATCATGACCCTTATAAGCTTGCTGACGTTGGATATCAAGATCAGCCACATGGTGGAAATTTCAATAACCTCAATCTGAGCAAAGAGTTGGCAACTCCTTTGGTTGTCGATCAAAATGATGGTGATTTTGGTGGACTCTCCCTTGAGAGGCCAGTGCAAAAGGAAAGGACATTTCATTCTGAAAAGCCTAGTTTGCGTCTGGAAGATCCTATGGGTCTGTTGTCGGAATGTAATGACTCTGTTGATTCTTTCCGGGGCATACCACATGCATTTTCTGACTCCAAATTGCAAGAAAGTGGAGGGAAGTCTGTAACTGCACACTGTTCACAAGAAGGAATGAGCCCATCATCCCCCTTGAACTTTGCAAAGGCTCAATTGTCTTTGCTGCTGAACTCAGGTGTCTCACAAGAAAAGCCAACCAAACTGCATGAGAATATCAATATCGTCAATCCCTGGGAGCAAAATAAGTTAGTAGATGATGGGTCACTTGAAGGGCACAAAATACTGGATCTCCCAAATTCTTCTCCATGTTGCGAAGCAGTGTGCAGGAAGGAACCTACTCAAAAGGGTACTGGTAATACTGATGACAAGTTTCAAACTTCTGAAAATAATCTCTTTAAATCTGCGTTTATGATGCCTAATCCATGTGAGAAAGATTCTTTGACTTTGGAAACAATGAAGAGAACCAATGCAGTAGACCCTCTATTGGACCAAGAAGGAAAGCTTTATGGAGGGAGTTTGCTTACCGCAGGTGTGGAATACAAGAACAAATTGCCTAATAAAAACCCAAATCCATCTTTTACAAATGTCTCTGAAGATACAATACCTACATCCTCAGCCATGGATTTCAAACCTATGGTAGATAACTTGGTCGAGCATCCTATTAACTGTCGACATGAAAAAACTGTCCCTGATCTATTGGGCACAAGCCAAATAGTTTCCAGTGATCAGAATTGTGCTCTGACTGGGAGATTGATTGATGAACCAGGAAACAGTGACTCAGGTACCGCAGATCCAGAAATTCCAGGCTTAGGTCCGACTGTGAGAAGGCTCTCACACAATGGAAATTCTTTGTCTGATCTAATGCCTGGGTCGTCCAATGATTCATTTGTCCCTGAACCTGCACTGGTTCAGCCTGTTGCTAGTAATATGGTTCATGAAGAACCCTTGCTATTAAGCTCTGTAAATTTGCATCCATTGCAACCTCGTGGTGATCCTGGTATAAACTCAAATTTGCAAGACCAGAAACCGTTGCAAGATGCTGGGTTTAAGCGAGAGGTTTCTCTCCTTGATGATGATTTTGTTGGCTATCCAAATTCAAAGGTTGAGAATATTGGCTTTGGAGGATCCAGTTATGAAGAATCTAATGTTGCagatggtaaaaataaaaatcagttgGAGTCAGTGGTTACTGTGGAGGATGTGACTGATGTTGTTCTTCCTGGCATTCAGTCTTCATCCACATGTACTCCATATAACATGGATGAAACCATTGGTTATGTTATATCCCCTACTGCAACAGAAGTGGAAAGCGTCATTCCCGAGTCTGAGTCGGAGGTAAAATTCATTgaatttattggtgtctagttttaatatcatatatttatttatttatatatttatatatttatttttcctagttCTAATTGCTTCTTTTATATACAGGATGGTAAAGCATATGATGAGGACAATGGACCATTTACTGATGCAATGATAGCTGAGATGGAAGCCAGCATCTATGGCTTGCAGGTTTCTCACTGATGTCTTAATTTTTTCCAATTgcagttttttttattgtatattcTATTACCATGTGGGAAAAGTTATTTGTTTTTCTGGGTGGACCCTCTGCTAGCTTATTGATGGCATAGGCTATCCACTATTTGTCTTTGGAAGAACTTTTATATTGTTTACAAAAACTGATAGTACTTCCTGAATACTGATTTGCTTGTGAAAACTTAGTAATCGACTTCTTTAATTAAAGAGCTGACTCTACATCTGATTATGATCTTCCTGCTGTTTTCACTTTGTGATGCATAAGTATGATTTAGATTGTCAACTTTTCTCATGTCTCCTCATGGAATTGTTTCATTGcctgaaaaagaaaagatgttTGTTACCCCTTTAGTCTATAATCACTTAAACCATGTAACTTCTGACTCATGCTTTATCTTGAGTAGAAATATAGAGCTCAATAGTTAATTGTTATTGATTTATGTATAGAGCTGTCCGCAATCATGATTACAAGGTAATTCTGTTTGCCTACTAAAGACAAAGTCGTAATGTATTCTTAGATAATTAGGTAGCAATATGGGGATTCATTTGGGATTTTTATTGCATGGCTTTAATGTTGGACATTCATAGCTTTCTGTTTAATGGTTCAGCTATAGAGCTGTAGTTGAAAAGGTATTGTTATTCTAATTTAAAAGGGAAGCAGGAATCAGAGGATGTAATGTTAATCAGTGGCATAGCCATGTTTTATGTGGATAATAAGGGCCATGCTTCTAGTCTCTTTGATTTCTTGTTGCCAGCTACTGCACATCTTTATTAACCTTACTGAGGGTTTtcccacaaaagaaaaaaagaaaaaaagaaaaaaggaaaaaagatcttCAACTGCTGATTCCGAGCGTAATGCTTTACTCTTGACGTACAAAATTTGTCTTCTTGCTTCTGATGTTGTCTTTGATTGATTAGGTGTTGTTCAGTTTTGATAAAATCACACCTAATGTGACTTATTTTTAAAAGACAGCTTCCTGGTATATTTCTAGAGGTGTTTGTAATTTTATCTATATGCAACTGAATCTTTTTATTCTGATGTCCAGATTATAAGGAATGCTGACCTTGAAGAACTTCAGGAGTTAGGATCTGGTACATATGGAACTGTTTATCATGGAAAATGGCGAGGAACAGATGTTGCCATAAAGAGAATTAAAAAGAGCTGCTTTGCAGGGAGATCATCTGAGCAAGAACGGTTGGTGGGTCTTctgaacaattttatttttcatgcacctttttggtttctttgctttgcatttttattgtttattttgtggGTTTCAAAATGTGGATGATTTCTTAGGAGGACTAAACATTTGATGCCATTTGTAAGTTATTGAAATTTTGAGTAACTTCATAGAGTAATTAGGTATATATTCAACCATACATCTACCAGAAGAAAAGATACTGGTTTCATCGGGAATGTAAGCAGTGTAGTTTATAGTCTGTGTTCTTTATGTACATTAATGCACGGATGTTTGGtgtgaaaatttgaaatgttATTCTTTTAGCTGTTATTTGTTCTTCATGTGAAGTGAAACTATTCTCTTTGGTTGTATCAGACGAAAGACTTCTGGAGAGAAGCACAGATCCTCTCAAATCTTCATCACCCAAATGTGGTTGCATTTTATGGGGTAGTACCTGATGGAACTGGAGGAACGTTGGCAACAGTAACTGAATATATGGTGAACGGATCACTTAGGCATGTCCTACTTAAGAAGGATAGGTAATTTAACCCTCATTTCCTTTCTTCAGTTATAGGTTTCCTACTGTTATTTATACTTTCTTTGCACATGAGGCAGATCGCTTGACCGTCGAAAAAAgcttattattgccatggatgCGGCCTTTGGCATGGAATACTTGCATTCAAAGAATATTGTCCATTTTGATTTGAAATGTGATAACTTATTAGTCAATTTGAGGGATCCACAAAGGCCTATATGCAAggtaaataatttgaaaatccaGTTATCACTTGTCAAGAAATATATCCAAATacacttcaaattaattttctttctaaggCTCTTTAGTTCATGCTGAAGGCTTTGAAATTGAAGAAACTGAAAATTCTACCAAAAGATAGACTATTTCCAATCTATGTGCTTCCATGGTGAgctaaatgagaaaaaaaaaaaaaaggaaactggCTGAAATTGTTTACATTTTCTGGTCATAGAATAGCTAGGAGCGGCATTTGATACTAATTTTGTGCGATTTGTCTGAGGAAGTTCCTATCCTCGACATAAATTCTCCAGTTTACTGCTTGGATTTTCGTAGGTTGGAGATTTCGGATTATCAAGAATTAAACGAAACACTCTAGTATCAGGTGGCGTGAGAGGAACACTTCCATGGATGGCACCAGAACTGTTGAATGGTAGTAGCAACCGGGTTTCTGAGAAGGTTGGTAGGATTTTGTATATGTCATAAAGGTAAGAGAAAGAATGGGATTGTTCAGCACCGCAATAAAAAGtgtggttttgattttgataggtTGATGTTTTCTCATTTGGGATTTCAATGTGGGAAATCTTGACTGGGGAGGAACCCTATGCGAATATGCATTGTGGTGCCATCATTGGTAAGCTTAAACCATCTTCCTCTTCATTCATAATTGCTGATTCTGAAATGGTTACAAAGTTATGTTTGTTCACAAGgaaataaatagatatataaatgtatgtgtGTTTGAATTTATAGTTTCCATGATATATATCTCAAAAACAGTTTATGAGTGTATAATGCACCTGAGCCAAATTTCTGTATTAGCTGTAGAAGGGTAATATATTCCTCAAGATACGAAAAACTTGATCCATCTAAGTTTCAAGTACAGGAATGTCATTgctaaaattacaataattattGTTTGCAAGTGGCAGTTCTTATACATTTAAACTATTTAATTCATGCTACTGTAGTGTTCTTATAAGCtcattcaaaatatttaaaaagtagAATGTATGCACCTCCATGATAATTTTAACTTCTAATATGTTACTCAAAAATATAGGTGAGCATTTATTATTGTGTGATACTGTATGATTGCATCAGTAAAATTATGAGACATATGGCTATATGTGTACATTCAAAGGACTGCAGAACTTGTTCTAGAAACATCGGTGCTTGGTTTCGTTTGTTTATAGTGTATTGAAGCATAgctatatttgttattatcagTAAATAtctactttttttgtttattattattatcaaatttatgcCATAAACGTATAAGAAGATTGAACGTCATCTTTGGCTATTTGGAATCAGAAAATTTAGGAAATCAAATTGGGCAATTCATGATTTCTCAATCATTAATAGCAGAGTCATAACTTTTGAACACCAGTAAAGGTGCTTTACACTTGATAACCTATTTATTTTAGTCAGAATTATAAATTAGTTTCCATAGACTCGGTTACTTCTATTTATATCACATTTCCATTTTCCCTATTTGCATTGAGTAGAAATTTTACCATCAAGATATCCTGATGGAATTTAGTGCGGGCACCAAAGTCACAACATGTTGCGGGATAAATTCATCCCTCAACATGTTACGTGATGTTGTTATATGCACCAATTTCATTAGGATATCCTTATGGTAAACAGACTGTCACGTTGAGATCATATGTGGtggctactttttttttttttttttttctcttattattattttttttctttaactcaATTTTTATCGACTGATTTCCTAACTTGTGAGTGAAGGGGGAATTGTGAAAAACACTCTTCGACCTCCTGTCCCGGAACGCTGTGATCCTGAGTGGAGGAAGCTGATGGAACAATGCTGGTCACCTGATCCTGAAATCCGACCATCATTTACTGAAATAACTAATAGGCTGCGAACTATGTCTATTGCGCTTCAGGCAAAAGGACCTAGTAATCAGACAAGACAGATGAAGCCTAACATGTCCTCGTAAATTAAAGGAGATAAAAagcacatattttatttttcaggtACCAGATTGTCGAGCATCTTCAGTCGAAGCTCATTGTTTTGAGGATTGAGAAAAACTTTGCGGTTGATCATCCCTACGGTTTGATGGTCTGTTTTTCCTTCATTACTATGTTGATAAAGATAAGTTCCATTTGTTTATTCTTTGTCACAAGAAAACGCGAGATGAGAGTAGTAAGTGATGTGGAGATCATTTGCAAATTTTTCTTCTTAGTGTAGTGTAATGAAATTTTCCTGGAAAAAACGAGTgtccatatgtatatatacatagaaaagCATGAAAAGCACTATTATCAATTCAATATTGCTTGACACAAAGTCTTTTGATTCCTTtcatgttctttttctttttccatattGACTTCACgaggaatttttatttattttgtggggTGACTCCAGAATGTAAGATAGTCCATGAGAAATTACAAGGTAGTTTCGTATTGTTACCCTTCCATTAGGTGCTGATATTGTAAATTTCCTGAAAATGAACACAGATTATATAGTGCTTTTTATCCTCTCATTCAGTTCCAACCAACAACCATCTGATACAAGCCTAGAGAAGGACGTTTGACTAAAACatgctttctttttccttataaGGGAGATGAAGCACGAACTGTTTTGTACTACAGGCTGATTATCTCTTTAATTAAACAGTGGCTTTACGACAAgtttttggttgaaattttctGAATCTTTAACAACCATGCCGTGGGTCCCTTGGATATCTTTCCATATGCATTTATTGAACATCCAATTGGCTACCCTTCCATGGGACCCACTTATGTGGCAGCCATCGGTCAATGATGAGTTAGTCTCCCACTGTCTTGTGGTACAATGATAAACACAACGATTTCCATTCACACCTCTCCGACCaagaaaataaagcaaaaagatTCACAGTTTTATAACCGATCTCTCTTGGACATAAATTTATGATTAAGTTGATAAAAACAATATTCAGTTCTTAGAAATATGTGTGGAAATTGGTCTCACCTACCAAACATTACGATATAGCTGACtaaaacccctttttttttttttttttttcttttttttgggtgaaaagacTAAAATCTGGTTAAGttgcgatatatatatatatatatatatattctccagCCCAAACCTGGACAGATTTTTGACGAGGCATGTGAATACAAAATTGGGGTCTGTaccaataatataaaataaaagctcTTGCagttaattttgtattttttagaaattttcaattcatatgtctaataattaacatatttttcATAATGTTTGATAGAATTCAAAAACTTTTATTGACCGATAAAATTTAGTCAATATAGTCTTGTCAAAGAATCGCTGTACATatgcatattatattttttcttgaaaattgcCATTAAATAAATTGATGGAGCTGAAGCAACAAAAGTAAACTCATTCAAAGCTTCACCAACTTAAATACAGCTAAACGTAAAATCATTCAATGTTCCACAAACTTAAGCAACCAGTAGCAAGCAAATTTATTCAAAgttctaccaaaaaaataaagaataaaaaataaaaaacataaagtcAACTGTTTGGGAGGGGAAGCAGCAAGAAGTGGAGTGGAAGTATAAAAAGATACAAGGTCTCCACTCGtgagaaaaatgtgggaatgcaAAGACGAACGCCCAACAACTAAATAAGCTGTCCACATGGAAAAGTTGATGAACCGTGATGGGGTTGAGTTtttgatttgttaatttatCAAATCTTTGCATTTTCTATTTAAGTATTGCGGTTGAATCACTTTCTGACTCTGTCTTTTCTTTGCGGGAAATGACGGAGAATAATTCAATGCTTTTCATAATTTGGCTCAGCTTCTTGCTCCAACTTTAATCCAAAAGCTCTGTAGCAGTCCATCTTTCCATCTTCTTACTTCTTTACAACTTGTAcaacaattttatataatttaatatcatacgtacacgttatatatatatatatatatattttatataataaatatatatatatatatatatatatatatatatataacatcttCTTCCTCAGAGAAAACGGAGCCAGAAAGACCATACACCATTTTCACATAGAGATGGAGAAAGCATTGAATAGACAGAGAGTTCTGCTTCAACACTTGAAACCCATTTCTTCTTCTCAAACCTATGAATCTGCTACTCTCTCTgtaagtttattttcatttatatttatttatttcagataaaaaaatgatatttttgtatcTGGGTCAAGGTAAATTAACTTgtgttttcttatttcttttggtCTGGTAATTCTATCTCTTTCTCTGCTCTTATAGGCTTCGACATGTGCAGCTGGTGACCTTGCTGCATACCATCGTACAGCTGCTTCTGGAGACGACGTTGTGATTGTCGCGTAAATTCATTGATTCAGAATAATGAATTTTTGATTTACTGGGAAATGTTTTAGAACCTTCTCTATCTAATTCTTGCTGTTTAATAATGTTATGCAGGGCATGCCGAACCGCCATTTGCAAATCCAAGAGAGGAGGTTTTAAAGATACTCCGCCTGATGATTTGTTAGCACCTGTTTTAAAGGTAAACTATCACCCAACTgtccaataaaaaattttttccAGATATATTAGTTTGTCTCCCTGAAGACTTCGGAAGGACCAACCCACAACCTTCTAGTCCCATGGTCTAGTAGGTTAGTTATGACCACTAGATCACAGATTCAAGGAGACGTAGGCAAAAAACAACCAGAAGAAGACTCAGGAAGGACCAACTTTTTCTCAATACTttattaatatatgttaaatgaAATGAGTGTGTTTCTTTGAAGGTTTAGAATTAGTATAAGGGTGTATGAATTCTTTTTGGGTTATGAAAACAATTGCAGTTGTTTTTTGGCTCTGAGAAATCTGATAGTGCCTTTGCGTGTAATTGATTTCTCAATGTAGGCAgtgataaagaaaacaaatttggaCCCAAGTGAAGTAGGCGATATAGTTGTTGGTACAGTTTTGGCTCCTGGCTCTCTAAGAGCAATAGAGTGCAGGATGGCTGCAATTTATGCTGGTTTCCCTGGTAAGTTTTCATGTGTATTCTTCTACTATATGTACTCTTTTCGATTTTTATTTGGATCTGGATCCTAATTAATTTGGTATCCAAACTTCCACTTTAGATTTCATAATCTAATAGTTTGGTATGTGACTAATCTGGTTAATACAGATACGGTACCCATCAGAACTGTCAACCGGCAATGCTCATCTGGCCTTCAGGCAGTGGCTGATGTTGCTGCTTATATAAAAGCAggattttatgaaattggtAGGTGAAAAGACTGCAATTCTTTGCTATCTAAGTAACATACCTTAACCTTACTAAACTTAACGTTGTTTTTTATATAGGTATTGGAGCCGGATTGGAGTGCATGTCAATTGACAAAATGGGCACTGTAACCCCAGCTAGCCAAAAAGTATAAATgaactctttcctttcttgtttTCGTATTCTCCTAAAACAATATCTTGTGACAGAAGAGTATTTGTTAGCTGATGTTTTTGCATTAACAGATAGACATCTTTGAACAAGCCCGCGATTGTCTTCTTCCAATGGGAATGACTTCTGAAAATGTTGCAGAGCGTTATGGTGTGACAAGGCAGGAGCAAGACCAAGCTGCTGTGAGTCAAATTTATTTGATGTGCACTTACCAATAACCATAGAGTGAGGACATAATTCAGTAATCCTAATgtcatatatatgaatttttgtgTGTCTGTGTGTATGTGTACAGGTTGAATCTCATAGGCGTGCTGCTGCAGCAAGGGCGTCTGGTAAATTCAAGGATGAGATTATCCCTGTCTCTACTAAGGTaatcggattttttttttcgtggtGTATACTTGTTGTGGTGTTCTATATCTGATAATTTGCTTGCACAGATTGTGGACCCAAAAACTGGAGAGGTGAAGCCTATTATCGTTTTGGAGGATGATGGAATCCGGCCAAGCACAAACTTGGCTGATTTGGGAAAACTGAAGCCTGCATTCAAAAAGGGTGGATCTACAACCGCAGGTGACATTCATAATTAATAGCAGTATCTTTATAAGTCCTTTGTGGTTCATAACTTATGAAAACACTCATTCAATCTCTTTCATTTTGAATTGAACTATATTTTTACTCTGTTTATGTCTTTCAGGGAATGCTAGCCAGGTGAGTGATGGTGCTGGTGCAGTCCTTGTCATGAAAAGAAGTCTGGCTTTGCAGAAGGGACTTCCTATTCTTGGTGTGCTCAGGTATTAAATGTTATCTTTCTCAGTTATGTTTACCATATAGTTTGAAAAGAAAACTGGGGAAATTCTCAAAGGCTTAGTTGGAAGTAAACATAAGAATGATAATAACTGCAATAGATAAATATGGAAAGTAGAGCTCTTTTGTTTATGCAGTTTTACCATTTGAGATGAATCAAGCAGAAACAATTCTGGAGTAATGTGTGAAGTGTTTGAATGGGAATCTTGCATAAATATTTAGATCTTTGCTAAAACATCCtaatttatcataaataatagGAAGAATGagtttcaaaactttttttgcTGATAGTAGTATGAGAGTTGAATCCACAGTTATGAAACCGCAGAAGTTTGCAATATTGCAGCTTTGGAATGAAAATTTGCGTATATTTTTTTCAGGAGTTTCTGTGCTGTTGGGGTGGATCCTGCTGTCATGGGCATAGGTCCAGCTGTTGCAATTCCTGCTGCAGTAAAGTCTGCTGGTCTTGAGCTCGACGATATTGATTTATTTGAGATTAATGAGGTACAGAGTCTCTATGCCCCTGCTACTTTATAAGAAAGTAATgcaactcaaaaaaaaaaaaaaaaaaaatgaaaaatgaaaaatgaatcaTCTAGCTAAGAAATatcaattttcttcttcagGCATTTGCATCTCAATATGTATACTGCTGTAAGAAACTGGCGCTTGATACTGAGAAAGTCAATGTCAATGGAGGTGCCATGGCTCTTGGCCATCCTTTAGGTGCTACAGGTACATATGTTTATATTTGATTGGCACCTTGGAAGTTCCTATTGAAAGCAACTGTTGGTGGAAAATCAAGCTTGTCATATGCATCATGCTTTATCGTCTGTTTTTGATTCTGGGGTGCCAAAGCTAGAGAAAACATGTTGCCAATTAAAACTTTAACATATAATTGCCCGATGTTTCTGCTGTGGTTGGTCTCAGGTGCTCGATGTGTTTCGACCCTATTGAATGAGATGAAGCGCCGAGGCAAGGATTGTCGATTCGGTGTGATCTCCATGTGCATAGGTCTCTCTTTTCTCTAtccaacatttaaaaaattaaataaaataaaatttatgagaaTTTAGTTTGAAACTTGGAGCCAATTTGCGTTACCTCTTAATCTTAACAACTTAATATGTGAATTTGGCAGGTTCTGGCATGGGTGCTGCGGCTGTTTTTGAAAGAGGGGACTATGTTGATGAGCTTTGCAATGCTAAGACCACCAATACCACCAAGCTTTTGTCCAAGGATGCTCTTTAGACTGATTgatgttgcattttttttttttgtattttatgccCTCTTCTTTGTAACAATGCCATATGTtcctcaaaataattattaataaggcTTTGAGGTTGCATCTGGTGTTTGCAATCTAAAAACAAATTTCATAATTTCCAatagaaattatgttttaattatttattcaatgcatgcctgctaaaaaaaaaaaaaaaaacaagacaaTTTTGATGCCAATTTTTGCATGTTCTACCATTATAAAAACAAATCTAtagtttgaaaacaaaaattatgatTAATAAACAAATGCCAAAGGTCCACCCAAAGAAGAATGAAAATGTCCCGGTCATTTGCTCCAACGCCGCGTCGTTTACCGTTGAA
This genomic interval carries:
- the LOC107426719 gene encoding uncharacterized protein LOC107426719 isoform X1; the protein is MQLNRSENLFDTMTNEVPGPPGRWIRQESTSVVANVGKNVHGKNVLIHTGEEFSREYVQDSVSGRRIPSGINTAQNHEKKVPSVAKARSHEKRVSAVTDMTQNHEKKVGYDCNQNHQLGYEDLARILGLRRMNSECASETSEFLSAKGSSREIEVDGYVDKLSRCNNEEGDNGHGSRKPCGELNCDTSGFGPTGPLNYKSDSHNCNNFSGSGVLDGSQSEKLKVLCSFGGKILPRPSDGKLRYVGGETRIISIRKNISWDELVKRTSSICNQPHSIKYQLPDEDLDALISVSSDEDLQNMIEEYHGLERLDGSQRLRIFLIPLGESESTTSFEAGTLQQSNPNYQYVAAVNGMADPSPRKNAGELNLASEASQPETKTSAFPVEIKSNFNALNPNPFLESQNINRSYNQSPPVTPILHQHGDSKIIHMLPHGDNSCQGSYESNSSFVSTQLHPENSSYKYPPAGASSSINYHYHDPYKLADVGYQDQPHGGNFNNLNLSKELATPLVVDQNDGDFGGLSLERPVQKERTFHSEKPSLRLEDPMGLLSECNDSVDSFRGIPHAFSDSKLQESGGKSVTAHCSQEGMSPSSPLNFAKAQLSLLLNSGVSQEKPTKLHENINIVNPWEQNKLVDDGSLEGHKILDLPNSSPCCEAVCRKEPTQKGTGNTDDKFQTSENNLFKSAFMMPNPCEKDSLTLETMKRTNAVDPLLDQEGKLYGGSLLTAGVEYKNKLPNKNPNPSFTNVSEDTIPTSSAMDFKPMVDNLVEHPINCRHEKTVPDLLGTSQIVSSDQNCALTGRLIDEPGNSDSGTADPEIPGLGPTVRRLSHNGNSLSDLMPGSSNDSFVPEPALVQPVASNMVHEEPLLLSSVNLHPLQPRGDPGINSNLQDQKPLQDAGFKREVSLLDDDFVGYPNSKVENIGFGGSSYEESNVADGKNKNQLESVVTVEDVTDVVLPGIQSSSTCTPYNMDETIGYVISPTATEVESVIPESESEDGKAYDEDNGPFTDAMIAEMEASIYGLQIIRNADLEELQELGSGTYGTVYHGKWRGTDVAIKRIKKSCFAGRSSEQERLTKDFWREAQILSNLHHPNVVAFYGVVPDGTGGTLATVTEYMVNGSLRHVLLKKDRSLDRRKKLIIAMDAAFGMEYLHSKNIVHFDLKCDNLLVNLRDPQRPICKVGDFGLSRIKRNTLVSGGVRGTLPWMAPELLNGSSNRVSEKVDVFSFGISMWEILTGEEPYANMHCGAIIGGIVKNTLRPPVPERCDPEWRKLMEQCWSPDPEIRPSFTEITNRLRTMSIALQAKGPSNQTRQMKPNMSS